ATTGGCATTCGGTTATTCATGATTTTGATCCGCGAAGGACGCGAAGGGACGCGAAGAAAACAAAGAAATTGGCATTCGGTTATTCATGATTTTGATCCGCGAAGGACGCGAAGGGACGCGAAGAAAAGAAGAGAATCTATTCTCTTTGCGTTATTTGCGGATCAAACATAGAAATGTTACAATTCTTTCGCAATACGCAATACGCAATACGCAATACGCAATACGCAATACGCAATACGCAATACGCAATACGCAACAACCATGCTCATCGCCAAAGTCATCGGTACGGTTGTTTCGACGATCAAACACCCGTCCTACTACCATCACAAGCTGCTGGTCATCCAGCCGCTGCATTTGCCCGGCCAGGAGGATGAGCGCGACTTTCTGGCGGTGGATGTGGCGCAGGCGGGGATCGGCGACACGGTGTTGGTGAATCAGGAGGGCGGCGGGGCGCGCATCGCTCTCAACGACCCCAAGTCGCCGGTGATCTCGCTGATCGTGGGGGTGTTGGATTCGGTGGATTTGCCGGAGCGCGTCGCACGATCCTAGCGCCTTGGCCTTGTCCCCCGTCCGCGCCGCTGTGGTTACGGCCAACTCGTGCTGGCGCTGTCAGGTCAGCCGCTTGCTAATCCGGTCAGGGCGTTGAAGCTCCGGCCCACTGTTTCTTGGGCCAACGAATTCAGGCCCTCGATGATCAGCGAACGCTCCGAACGCCAATTCTCATTGTCGCCGTGACGCTGGCTGCGTTCGATATTCTCGGTCAGCCGCTGCTGAAACACGAGCGCATCCTGATACCTGGCATGGCCTGGCCCCAACTGCGCCAGTAAGGCGGCCAGCCCGCTCTTATAGCCATCGAGTAGCCCAGAAAGTGGCAACGGCGCGTGGCTCTGAAACCACTGCGTCCACAAAGCCGGGCCGGGCGAGAACCTATCTCCGCGCTCGCGGACGAGACCGGAATAGAGCAGATACTTGAGCGCCCGGCTGGTCGCCAGAGGATTCTTGGCCAGGGAGGGGTCAGCGAGCACGACTTGGTCGCGAGTGAGCCCCAGCACCTGAACCGTTGGCCTCCCAGCTGTTGGGGTGGCAGGATCGGCAGGCTGAGGGAGGAGGGCGCGGAACACGATGCGCGCTTGCTCGCTGAGTTGGGCCAGCCACCTG
This DNA window, taken from Caldilineales bacterium, encodes the following:
- a CDS encoding EutN/CcmL family microcompartment protein, whose protein sequence is MLIAKVIGTVVSTIKHPSYYHHKLLVIQPLHLPGQEDERDFLAVDVAQAGIGDTVLVNQEGGGARIALNDPKSPVISLIVGVLDSVDLPERVARS